One Ricinus communis isolate WT05 ecotype wild-type chromosome 1, ASM1957865v1, whole genome shotgun sequence DNA window includes the following coding sequences:
- the LOC8276836 gene encoding protein yippee-like At4g27745 isoform X3 yields MADLVGPRLYSCCNCRNHVSLHDDIISKAFQGRHGRAFLFSHAMNIVVGPKEDRHLMTGLHTVADVHCADCCEVLGWKYERAYEASQKYKEGKFILEKSKIVKEN; encoded by the exons ATGGCGGATTTGGTGGGTCCTCGATTATACAGCTGTTGTAACTGTAGAAACCATGTTTCTCTTCATGATGATATAATTTCCAAGGCTTTCCAG GGAAGACATGGACGAGCCTTTTTGTTCTCCCATGCCATGAATATTGTTGTGGGACCTAAAGAAGATCGGCATCTCATGACCGGTCTTCATACTGTTGCTGATGTCCATTGTGCCGATTGCTGTGAAGTGTTGGGGTGGAAGTATGAGCGTGCTTATGAGGCCTCTCAGAAGTACAAGGAAGGAAAATTCATTCTTGAGAAGTCGAAGATTGTTAAGGAGAACTG A
- the LOC8276836 gene encoding protein yippee-like At4g27745 isoform X1 encodes MADLVGPRLYSCCNCRNHVSLHDDIISKAFQGRHGRAFLFSHAMNIVVGPKEDRHLMTGLHTVADVHCADCCEVLGWKYERAYEASQKYKEGKFILEKSKIVKENCYSLAFQACASRDI; translated from the exons ATGGCGGATTTGGTGGGTCCTCGATTATACAGCTGTTGTAACTGTAGAAACCATGTTTCTCTTCATGATGATATAATTTCCAAGGCTTTCCAG GGAAGACATGGACGAGCCTTTTTGTTCTCCCATGCCATGAATATTGTTGTGGGACCTAAAGAAGATCGGCATCTCATGACCGGTCTTCATACTGTTGCTGATGTCCATTGTGCCGATTGCTGTGAAGTGTTGGGGTGGAAGTATGAGCGTGCTTATGAGGCCTCTCAGAAGTACAAGGAAGGAAAATTCATTCTTGAGAAGTCGAAGATTGTTAAGGAGAACTG CTATTCTCTGGCCTTTCAAGCATGTGCTTCAAGGGATATATGA
- the LOC8276836 gene encoding protein yippee-like At4g27745 isoform X2, which produces MADLVGPRLYSCCNCRNHVSLHDDIISKAFQGRHGRAFLFSHAMNIVVGPKEDRHLMTGLHTVADVHCADCCEVLGWKYERAYEASQKYKEGKFILEKSKIVKENW; this is translated from the exons ATGGCGGATTTGGTGGGTCCTCGATTATACAGCTGTTGTAACTGTAGAAACCATGTTTCTCTTCATGATGATATAATTTCCAAGGCTTTCCAG GGAAGACATGGACGAGCCTTTTTGTTCTCCCATGCCATGAATATTGTTGTGGGACCTAAAGAAGATCGGCATCTCATGACCGGTCTTCATACTGTTGCTGATGTCCATTGTGCCGATTGCTGTGAAGTGTTGGGGTGGAAGTATGAGCGTGCTTATGAGGCCTCTCAGAAGTACAAGGAAGGAAAATTCATTCTTGAGAAGTCGAAGATTGTTAAGGAGAACTGGTAG